Proteins encoded by one window of Chryseobacterium aquaeductus:
- the ccsA gene encoding cytochrome c biogenesis protein: protein MKKIQDILISTRTMAVLLLVYAFSMAYATFLENDYGTPTAKALIYEAKWFELIMVLLILNFCGNIARYRLWRREKWPVLVFHLSFILIFIGGAITRYVSFEGQMVIREGQTSNEIVTDKHFFKIQIEDKGDVLNYQDVPYLMSPLHKDFKATYDFHGKPVKVKTLDYVQRKKDSLITDPNGAEYLHLVSTAETGRQNIYIKPGETKSINGTLVTFNRAIDGAVEFKKENGQILIKTPVDANFMTMATQATGTTVKDQFQPLVLRSLYTINELKLVVPEGLKKGKLTAFEGDKKKDQNVPDIMTIELQGPKTKQIVELSVERGNPNAYKQVTMDGLNIMVGFGPKIYNTPFALKLDDFVMETYPGSSSPSAYESHVKIIDEGKQTPYKIYMNNVLNYKGYRFFQASFSPDRMGTVLSVNHDFWGTLISYIGYAFLFGGMFVMFFWKGTHFWKLNKMLKDINKKRATAVLLLFLSFGFNAQKIETHGTSDGSREHVHVEGDDHSHEAAPQAVQTQPRAQQNTAAPLTKMKMISPDEIIARNKISKEHADKFGYLLVQNYEGRIVPINTQALDVLRKLYKKDKFKGTDGKYLTANQWFLSINTDTPSWTMVPLIKIDSKGGKDLLVKTKADEDGYTSLMNLFPADANGNLTYILDEDYNTAFRKKPAEQSEYDKQIIKINERVQIFNEFFSGQFMRIVPVKNDPNHTWHSWLDQKMEPDPESQQVMGPYFAEALQAEKTGDWSKADKELAKLSEYQQKWGKSVVPPKNKVDLEVFLNEVNLNFKLLIFYTIIGSLLLILGFIELFKPKKLLNKIIKAIILLGTAGYFLHFLGLVARWYISGHAPWSNGYEAIIFISWIGISAGLMFYYGFGKPSLQQRATLGTMKLAAKGNMSNALIPAAGFMVAVIMMGFAHGSSALDPQITPLVPVLKSYWLIVHVAIIVSSYGFFALSMVIAVISLVFYIISNKDLFKFHNDTTLKELAIVSEMSLTMGLFALTVGNFLGGIWANESWGRYWSWDPKETWAFISIMVYAFVLHMRLVPGLRSRWAFHVATMFAFCSMVMTYFGVNYYLSGLHSYAAGDPVPIPAWVYIGLASMFLLALTSYFRFTALKKK from the coding sequence ATGAAGAAGATTCAAGATATTCTTATTTCAACCAGAACGATGGCTGTTCTATTACTGGTTTATGCGTTTTCGATGGCGTATGCAACGTTCTTAGAAAATGACTATGGAACTCCCACAGCAAAAGCTTTAATCTATGAAGCAAAATGGTTTGAGCTTATTATGGTTCTGCTTATTTTGAATTTCTGTGGTAATATTGCGCGATATCGCCTTTGGAGAAGAGAAAAATGGCCGGTATTAGTTTTTCACCTTTCTTTTATCTTAATTTTTATTGGTGGTGCTATTACAAGATACGTGAGTTTTGAAGGTCAAATGGTCATCAGAGAAGGACAGACGTCTAATGAGATTGTGACTGATAAGCATTTCTTCAAAATTCAGATCGAAGATAAAGGCGATGTTCTGAATTATCAAGACGTTCCTTATTTAATGTCGCCTTTGCATAAAGATTTCAAGGCCACTTATGATTTTCATGGTAAGCCGGTAAAAGTGAAAACTCTTGATTATGTTCAAAGAAAAAAAGACAGTCTGATCACTGATCCCAATGGTGCAGAATATCTTCATTTGGTTTCCACAGCTGAAACTGGGAGACAAAATATATACATCAAACCAGGTGAAACAAAATCGATCAACGGAACTTTGGTAACATTCAACAGAGCTATTGACGGTGCAGTTGAATTTAAAAAAGAAAACGGACAGATTTTAATTAAAACTCCGGTGGATGCCAACTTTATGACGATGGCAACTCAGGCTACCGGAACTACTGTGAAAGACCAGTTTCAGCCTTTGGTTTTGAGAAGTTTATATACCATTAATGAACTGAAGTTAGTGGTACCTGAAGGTCTGAAAAAAGGTAAACTTACCGCATTTGAAGGCGACAAAAAGAAAGACCAAAATGTTCCGGATATAATGACTATAGAACTTCAAGGTCCTAAAACCAAACAAATCGTTGAATTATCAGTTGAAAGAGGAAATCCTAATGCCTACAAACAAGTAACGATGGATGGTCTTAATATAATGGTAGGTTTTGGTCCGAAGATTTACAATACTCCTTTTGCACTAAAATTAGATGATTTCGTGATGGAAACTTATCCGGGAAGCTCATCGCCTAGTGCGTACGAAAGTCACGTGAAAATTATCGATGAAGGGAAACAGACTCCTTACAAAATTTATATGAATAATGTATTGAATTACAAAGGATACCGTTTTTTTCAGGCAAGTTTTTCGCCAGACAGAATGGGAACCGTTTTATCTGTGAATCATGATTTTTGGGGAACTTTAATTTCATATATCGGATATGCATTTTTATTTGGAGGAATGTTTGTGATGTTCTTCTGGAAAGGAACTCACTTCTGGAAATTAAATAAAATGCTGAAGGACATCAACAAAAAAAGAGCTACAGCAGTTCTGCTATTATTTTTAAGTTTCGGTTTCAATGCTCAAAAAATAGAGACACACGGAACATCAGACGGAAGCAGAGAACACGTGCATGTGGAAGGTGATGATCATTCTCATGAAGCAGCTCCGCAGGCGGTTCAGACACAACCAAGAGCCCAGCAAAACACAGCTGCACCTTTAACGAAAATGAAAATGATTTCGCCTGACGAGATCATTGCAAGAAATAAAATCAGCAAAGAACACGCAGATAAATTCGGTTATCTTTTGGTTCAGAATTATGAAGGAAGAATTGTTCCGATCAATACCCAAGCTTTGGATGTACTGAGGAAGCTCTACAAAAAAGATAAATTCAAAGGAACAGATGGAAAATATCTTACCGCTAACCAGTGGTTTTTATCCATCAATACTGACACTCCAAGCTGGACAATGGTTCCGTTGATCAAAATTGATTCTAAAGGAGGAAAAGATCTTTTGGTAAAAACAAAAGCTGATGAAGATGGCTATACTTCTTTAATGAATCTTTTCCCCGCTGATGCTAATGGTAATTTAACCTATATTTTAGATGAAGATTACAACACAGCTTTCCGTAAAAAACCGGCAGAACAATCTGAATATGACAAACAGATCATTAAAATAAACGAAAGAGTTCAAATTTTCAATGAATTTTTCAGCGGACAGTTTATGAGAATTGTTCCTGTAAAAAACGACCCGAATCATACTTGGCATTCTTGGCTAGACCAGAAAATGGAGCCGGATCCGGAATCTCAGCAAGTGATGGGTCCTTACTTCGCTGAAGCACTTCAGGCTGAGAAAACAGGAGACTGGAGCAAAGCAGATAAAGAATTAGCTAAACTGTCAGAATATCAACAGAAGTGGGGGAAAAGCGTAGTTCCTCCCAAAAACAAAGTTGATTTAGAAGTATTTTTAAATGAGGTGAATCTTAATTTTAAACTTCTGATTTTCTACACAATTATAGGAAGCTTATTGCTGATCTTAGGTTTTATAGAATTATTTAAGCCTAAAAAATTATTAAACAAAATCATCAAAGCAATTATTCTTTTGGGTACAGCTGGTTATTTCCTGCACTTTTTAGGATTGGTTGCAAGATGGTATATTTCCGGTCATGCACCTTGGAGTAACGGTTACGAAGCAATCATTTTCATCTCGTGGATCGGAATCTCTGCAGGATTGATGTTCTACTATGGTTTTGGAAAGCCGAGTTTGCAACAAAGAGCTACTTTAGGGACCATGAAATTAGCAGCTAAAGGAAATATGTCTAATGCACTAATTCCTGCAGCAGGATTTATGGTTGCCGTAATCATGATGGGATTTGCTCATGGAAGTTCGGCACTTGATCCACAGATTACACCTTTGGTTCCTGTACTGAAATCATATTGGTTGATTGTACACGTTGCGATTATTGTGTCAAGCTATGGTTTCTTCGCCTTGTCGATGGTTATTGCAGTAATATCACTGGTGTTTTATATTATTTCCAATAAAGATTTATTTAAATTTCACAATGATACCACACTAAAAGAATTAGCAATTGTTTCTGAAATGTCTTTAACGATGGGACTTTTCGCACTTACGGTAGGGAATTTTCTGGGCGGAATCTGGGCAAATGAATCTTGGGGAAGATACTGGAGTTGGGATCCAAAAGAAACATGGGCATTCATTTCAATTATGGTTTATGCTTTTGTCCTTCACATGAGATTGGTTCCCGGATTAAGAAGCAGATGGGCGTTCCATGTGGCAACGATGTTTGCATTCTGTTCTATGGTTATGACTTATTTTGGAGTCAACTATTATCTAAGCGGACTTCACTCATACGCAGCAGGTGATCCTGTTCCGATTCCGGCTTGGGTGTACATTGGCCTGGCTTCAATGTTCCTTTTAGCGTTGACTTCTTACTTCAGATTTACAGCTTTAAAGAAGAAATAA
- a CDS encoding GNAT family N-acetyltransferase has protein sequence MLFPILQVKTFMAHNNNVEFRKARMSDKDIIWEIIQQSIERRRINGSSQWQNGYPNEQTVESDISKNFGYVLTIDNRVAVYVALIFNDEPAYSSIEGAWLTNGEFVVIHRVAVSEEFSGQGLVKKLFDYIEEFVKSENVASIKVDTNFDNPAMLKILETKGYVYCGEVYLAGGIRKAFEKVLM, from the coding sequence ATGTTATTCCCAATTTTGCAGGTAAAAACTTTTATGGCTCATAATAATAACGTTGAATTCAGAAAGGCTAGAATGTCCGATAAAGATATTATTTGGGAAATAATACAACAGTCTATCGAAAGAAGAAGAATTAATGGCAGCTCGCAATGGCAAAACGGATATCCAAATGAGCAAACTGTAGAAAGTGATATTTCAAAAAATTTTGGATATGTTTTAACAATCGATAATCGAGTGGCAGTATATGTTGCGTTGATTTTTAATGATGAGCCTGCCTACAGTTCGATAGAAGGAGCATGGCTTACCAATGGTGAGTTTGTTGTGATTCATAGAGTTGCCGTCTCAGAAGAGTTTTCCGGGCAAGGCTTAGTGAAAAAACTTTTTGATTACATTGAAGAGTTTGTAAAATCTGAAAATGTTGCGAGTATAAAAGTTGATACCAACTTTGATAACCCTGCTATGTTGAAGATTTTAGAAACAAAAGGCTACGTTTATTGTGGTGAAGTTTATCTAGCTGGCGGAATACGAAAGGCATTTGAAAAAGTATTGATGTAA
- a CDS encoding Arc family DNA binding domain-containing protein, whose amino-acid sequence MKSQNLKNSSETPAKGKKSFVIRIDESTYKLLEKWANDEFRSVNGQIEYLLSQSLVSSGRKKKE is encoded by the coding sequence ATGAAATCTCAGAATCTCAAAAACTCTTCAGAAACCCCGGCAAAAGGGAAAAAATCTTTTGTCATAAGAATTGATGAATCAACTTATAAATTATTAGAAAAATGGGCAAATGATGAGTTCAGAAGTGTAAATGGGCAGATTGAATATTTACTCAGTCAAAGTTTAGTAAGTTCCGGACGGAAGAAAAAAGAATAA
- a CDS encoding FtsK/SpoIIIE family DNA translocase, giving the protein MEKKTQKSQADSSEKGNFLSKPRIFFGLTFIVFSAVLALSFISYLMNWKSDQSQAGTMLDKSIQSSNIFGKLGDWLGNIFIFESIGIASFIVAFLFVVFGTMILKKKIFKPWMTFGHSLFFICWLPIFFGAITKGQGNAGLLSGVYGYQIMDSLNAIIGTVGLWLVLVVSIALYFILEFNLRPSSIKSKFNEINENTIGRVKSMMPNSSENFEADEELENEIQESTSNIKVTDLTENSKAEKPVKAAVVSNENQSSVNLETIVTPNQTSFEEGKKDFSQSLNLDLNTKPSIPVVKSEDAFEIKPSIPSADGIKFNVEVAPAVEILTDSEKQSNDLIEKHGLYDHRLDLAKFQMPTLDLLKDYGNEEISVNKEELEENKNKIVGLLKNFNVGIAEIKATIGPTVTLYEIVPEAGIRVSAIKKLQDDIALNLSALGIRIIAPMPGKGTIGIEVPRKNPTMVSMRSVIASQKFQNTDMDLPVVFGKTISNEVFMADLSKMPHLLMAGSTGQGKSVGINAILTSLLYKKHPSELKFVMVDPKKVELSLYSKIERHYLAKLPDSDDAIITDTHKVINTLNSLCVEMDQRYDLLKNAFCKNLKEYNKKFSERKLNPDNGHRYLPYIVLVVDEFADLIMTAGKEVELPIARLAQLARAVGIHLIVATQRPSVNVITGMIKANFPARAAFRVISSVDSRTILDSPGADQLIGKGDMLYFNGNEILRLQCAFIDTPEVERLAEFIGEQKGYASAFMLPEYVNEEATSSVGAFDPNEKDALFEDAARIIVSTQQGSTSMLQRQLKLGYNRAGRIMDQLEASGIVGGFNGAKAREVLISDLNSLEQFLEDLRN; this is encoded by the coding sequence ATGGAAAAGAAAACACAAAAATCACAAGCAGATTCGTCTGAAAAAGGTAATTTTTTATCTAAGCCTCGTATATTCTTCGGATTAACTTTCATAGTTTTTTCCGCAGTTCTAGCACTTTCTTTCATTTCATATTTAATGAATTGGAAATCAGATCAAAGCCAGGCTGGAACGATGCTAGACAAAAGCATACAGTCTTCCAATATTTTTGGGAAGCTGGGCGATTGGCTGGGCAATATTTTCATCTTCGAAAGTATAGGTATTGCTTCTTTCATAGTAGCATTTCTTTTCGTGGTTTTCGGAACAATGATTTTGAAGAAAAAGATTTTCAAACCCTGGATGACTTTTGGTCATTCTCTGTTCTTTATCTGTTGGCTTCCGATCTTTTTTGGAGCGATTACCAAAGGTCAGGGAAATGCTGGACTATTAAGCGGAGTTTACGGTTACCAAATCATGGATTCTTTAAATGCAATTATCGGAACGGTCGGTCTTTGGCTTGTTTTGGTGGTGAGTATTGCGTTGTATTTTATACTTGAATTTAATCTGAGACCAAGCTCAATCAAATCAAAATTTAACGAAATCAATGAAAATACAATTGGCAGAGTAAAATCAATGATGCCAAACTCGAGTGAAAATTTTGAGGCTGATGAAGAATTGGAAAACGAAATTCAGGAGTCTACATCAAATATCAAAGTCACAGATCTCACAGAGAATAGCAAGGCTGAAAAACCTGTAAAAGCTGCAGTTGTTTCAAACGAAAATCAGTCTTCTGTAAATTTAGAAACCATTGTAACACCAAATCAGACTTCTTTTGAGGAAGGTAAAAAAGATTTTTCGCAATCTCTAAATTTAGATCTAAATACAAAACCAAGTATTCCTGTTGTAAAATCTGAAGATGCTTTTGAAATTAAACCTTCAATACCTTCTGCAGACGGAATTAAATTTAATGTAGAAGTTGCTCCAGCTGTTGAGATTTTGACGGATTCTGAAAAGCAATCGAATGATTTGATCGAAAAACATGGTTTGTATGATCATCGTTTAGATTTGGCTAAATTTCAAATGCCAACTTTAGATTTGCTGAAAGATTACGGAAATGAAGAAATTTCGGTTAATAAAGAAGAATTAGAAGAAAATAAAAATAAAATCGTCGGGTTATTGAAGAATTTCAACGTTGGTATTGCCGAAATCAAGGCGACCATCGGACCAACGGTTACCTTATACGAAATCGTACCCGAAGCGGGAATCAGAGTTTCTGCAATTAAAAAACTTCAGGACGATATTGCATTGAATCTTTCGGCTTTAGGAATCAGAATCATCGCGCCAATGCCTGGAAAAGGAACGATCGGGATTGAAGTTCCGAGAAAAAATCCTACCATGGTTTCTATGCGTTCGGTGATTGCTTCTCAGAAATTCCAGAATACAGATATGGATCTTCCGGTAGTGTTTGGAAAAACAATTTCCAACGAAGTTTTCATGGCAGATTTATCAAAAATGCCTCACCTTTTGATGGCGGGTTCTACAGGACAAGGAAAATCTGTTGGTATTAATGCAATTTTGACTTCCCTACTCTACAAAAAACATCCAAGCGAATTGAAGTTTGTGATGGTAGATCCTAAAAAAGTGGAACTTTCATTATATTCAAAAATCGAAAGACATTATTTGGCGAAACTTCCGGATTCGGATGATGCGATTATAACGGACACACATAAAGTAATCAATACTTTGAATTCTCTTTGTGTAGAAATGGATCAGCGATATGATTTGCTTAAAAATGCTTTCTGTAAAAATTTAAAAGAATACAATAAGAAATTCAGCGAAAGAAAACTAAATCCCGATAACGGACACCGATATTTGCCATACATTGTTTTGGTGGTTGACGAATTTGCAGATTTGATCATGACTGCCGGAAAAGAAGTTGAACTTCCTATCGCAAGATTGGCGCAGTTGGCGAGAGCTGTTGGAATTCACTTAATAGTTGCTACGCAAAGACCTTCTGTAAATGTAATTACGGGTATGATTAAAGCAAACTTCCCGGCAAGGGCGGCATTCAGAGTGATTTCAAGTGTAGATTCAAGAACGATTCTGGATTCTCCGGGAGCAGATCAATTGATCGGGAAAGGCGACATGCTTTATTTTAATGGTAACGAAATTTTAAGACTTCAATGTGCATTTATCGATACTCCTGAAGTTGAAAGACTGGCAGAATTTATTGGCGAACAAAAAGGGTATGCATCTGCTTTTATGCTTCCTGAATATGTAAATGAAGAAGCAACAAGTTCAGTAGGAGCATTTGACCCTAATGAGAAAGATGCGTTGTTTGAAGATGCTGCAAGAATCATTGTTTCTACTCAGCAAGGTTCTACTTCCATGCTTCAGAGACAATTGAAATTGGGATACAACAGAGCCGGAAGAATTATGGATCAGCTTGAAGCAAGCGGTATTGTTGGAGGATTTAACGGTGCAAAAGCGAGAGAAGTTTTGATCAGCGATCTCAATTCTTTGGAACAGTTTTTGGAAGACCTGCGAAATTAA
- the lat gene encoding L-lysine 6-transaminase — translation MEHTLETKINEVKETVGKHVLADGFDFVMDIENSHGSWIHDSITGKNYLDMFSMFGSASIGYNHPYLVERSHWLGKMAINKPTLADVYSKEYAQFLETFERVVMPKELQYAFFIEGGTMGVENAMKACFDWKTRKNFDKGLDIEAGICIHFRQAFHGRSGYTLSLTNTSDPRKYQYFPMFEWPRILNPKLTFPITEENLEETINNERLALLNIGEAILSHPDKVACIIIEPIQAEGGDNHFRDEFFVELRKICDEHEVLLIFDEVQTGIGITGKMWSFEHFSVRPDIISFGKKTQVCGVLANREKFDEVPNNVFRESSRINSTFGGNFIDMLRFQLVMEVIEKENLVENAKLVGEYLLEGLQNLAQKYPEKVSNARGRGLMCAIDLPTHEQRNLLRELLYEDGVILLACGDQSIRFRPHLNVTREEIQISIDKIENNINKI, via the coding sequence ATGGAACATACATTAGAAACAAAAATAAATGAAGTAAAAGAAACCGTAGGAAAACATGTTTTGGCAGACGGTTTCGATTTCGTAATGGATATTGAAAACTCTCACGGATCTTGGATTCACGATTCAATTACAGGTAAAAATTATCTGGATATGTTCTCAATGTTCGGCTCGGCTTCGATTGGCTACAACCATCCTTATTTGGTTGAAAGATCACATTGGCTTGGGAAAATGGCAATCAACAAACCTACTTTGGCTGACGTTTACTCTAAAGAATATGCTCAATTTTTAGAGACTTTCGAAAGAGTGGTTATGCCAAAAGAACTTCAATACGCATTCTTCATTGAAGGCGGAACGATGGGTGTTGAAAATGCGATGAAAGCGTGTTTCGACTGGAAAACAAGAAAGAATTTCGACAAAGGTCTTGACATTGAAGCAGGAATCTGCATCCATTTCAGACAGGCATTTCATGGAAGAAGTGGTTACACTTTAAGTTTAACGAATACTTCAGACCCCAGAAAATATCAATATTTCCCGATGTTTGAATGGCCAAGAATTCTGAATCCAAAGCTGACTTTTCCAATTACAGAAGAAAACTTGGAAGAAACGATTAATAATGAAAGACTGGCACTATTGAATATTGGCGAAGCAATTTTGTCGCATCCTGACAAAGTTGCCTGTATCATCATCGAGCCGATTCAGGCAGAAGGTGGCGACAACCATTTCAGAGATGAATTTTTTGTTGAACTAAGAAAAATCTGTGATGAGCATGAGGTTCTGCTAATTTTTGATGAAGTGCAAACCGGAATCGGAATCACAGGAAAGATGTGGTCTTTTGAACATTTCAGCGTGAGACCAGATATTATTTCTTTCGGTAAAAAAACTCAAGTTTGTGGTGTTTTGGCCAACAGAGAAAAATTCGATGAAGTGCCAAATAATGTTTTCAGAGAAAGCTCAAGAATCAATTCAACTTTTGGAGGTAATTTTATAGATATGTTACGTTTCCAATTGGTGATGGAAGTGATTGAAAAAGAAAATTTAGTTGAAAATGCTAAACTTGTAGGCGAATATTTATTGGAAGGTTTACAAAATTTAGCTCAAAAATATCCTGAGAAAGTTTCAAATGCGAGAGGAAGAGGGTTGATGTGCGCTATAGATTTACCGACTCATGAACAAAGAAATCTTCTTCGCGAACTTTTGTATGAAGACGGTGTAATACTTCTTGCATGCGGCGATCAGTCAATCCGTTTCAGACCTCATTTGAATGTAACCAGAGAAGAAATTCAGATTTCGATAGATAAAATCGAAAACAATATTAATAAAATTTAA
- a CDS encoding SPFH domain-containing protein codes for MEKTLKPMSGYLALVICLLLMGVSVYLFIIGVNDRIENNITFLIISIICFVLTCFFMKGLMIIQPNHSRVLNFFGKYVGSVKDNGLFFINPLYSSQKMSLRSENLQGQTLKVNDKMGNPIEIAVVMVWKVGDTYKAAFDVERYSDFVKMQSEAAVRHLAMSFPYDNLEDDHAPITLREGGEKINSILEQELTDRLSKAGIIIQEARISHLAYASEIAGAMLQRQQATAIVAARTKIVEGAVGMVDLALKKLSEENIVELDDERKAAMVSNLMVVLCGEKAAQPILNAGTLYN; via the coding sequence ATGGAAAAAACTTTAAAACCTATGTCTGGCTACCTTGCCTTAGTGATCTGCCTTCTTTTGATGGGAGTTTCTGTTTACCTTTTTATCATTGGTGTAAATGATAGAATAGAAAACAATATTACATTTCTGATCATCTCGATTATCTGTTTCGTACTTACATGTTTCTTTATGAAAGGTCTAATGATTATTCAGCCAAATCATTCAAGAGTTTTGAATTTCTTTGGAAAATATGTTGGTTCGGTAAAGGATAACGGACTTTTTTTCATCAATCCTCTGTACTCATCACAAAAAATGTCTCTCCGTTCTGAGAACCTTCAGGGACAGACTTTAAAAGTAAACGACAAAATGGGAAATCCCATCGAAATCGCTGTCGTAATGGTCTGGAAAGTAGGCGACACCTACAAAGCGGCTTTTGATGTTGAGCGTTATTCAGACTTTGTAAAAATGCAGAGTGAGGCGGCAGTTCGTCATTTGGCGATGAGTTTTCCTTACGATAACTTAGAAGACGATCATGCTCCGATTACTTTGCGAGAAGGCGGAGAAAAAATAAACTCAATTCTTGAACAGGAACTAACAGACCGACTTTCTAAAGCAGGAATCATCATTCAGGAAGCAAGAATTTCACATTTGGCGTATGCATCAGAAATTGCAGGCGCAATGCTTCAGAGACAACAGGCGACAGCCATTGTGGCTGCGAGAACAAAAATCGTAGAAGGTGCAGTAGGAATGGTAGATTTAGCCTTAAAAAAACTTTCAGAAGAAAATATTGTAGAATTGGATGACGAAAGAAAAGCTGCAATGGTAAGTAATCTGATGGTTGTTCTTTGTGGTGAAAAAGCTGCTCAACCAATTCTTAACGCAGGAACATTATATAATTAA
- a CDS encoding DUF2007 domain-containing protein codes for MERNTRVSVFESDKPSEIQLIKSKLEDAEITNAVENNYLTFTTTPTATTLKVMVDLKDEKKAFDIIDAYLQQNQNQ; via the coding sequence ATGGAACGTAATACAAGAGTGTCAGTTTTTGAAAGCGACAAGCCGTCAGAAATTCAGTTGATAAAATCTAAATTAGAAGATGCAGAAATTACAAATGCTGTTGAAAATAATTATCTTACTTTCACAACAACGCCTACTGCTACAACGCTTAAGGTAATGGTAGACTTGAAAGATGAGAAAAAAGCATTTGATATCATTGATGCTTATCTTCAGCAAAATCAGAATCAATAA
- the amaB gene encoding L-piperidine-6-carboxylate dehydrogenase — MSKKVKDFGIEKSLKNLGIKSENKGTSTGGKFFASGKTIESYSPSDGRLIGKIKTSAEKDYDKVIETAQTAFKEFRMIPAPKRGEFVRQLGLKLREYKDDLGKLVSYEMGKSLQEGLGEVQEMIDICDFAVGLSRQLHGYTMHSERPGHRMYEQYHPLGIVGVITAFNFPVAVWAWNTALAWICGNVTIWKPSEKTPFCAIACQNIMMEVLKENNLPEGISSVLVADHEIGQLLVDDKRVSLISFTGSTKVGRMVSSKVAERFGKSILELGGNNAIIISKDADLDMSIIGAVFGAVGTAGQRCTSTRRLIIHEDVYDEVKNRLVKAYGQLKIGNPLDENMHVGPLIDVHAVNQYEMAIENCIQEGGKFVVEGGVLEGKNYESGCYVKPCIAEVENSFEIVQHETFAPILYLIKYKTLEEAIEIQNDVPQGLSSAIMTQNLREAELFLSQAGSDCGIANVNIGTSGAEIGGAFGGEKETGGGRESGSDVWKYYMRRQTNTINYTANLPLAQGIKFDL, encoded by the coding sequence ATGTCAAAAAAAGTCAAAGATTTCGGAATTGAAAAATCACTTAAAAATCTTGGAATAAAATCAGAAAATAAAGGAACTTCTACTGGAGGGAAATTTTTTGCTTCCGGGAAAACCATAGAAAGTTATTCTCCGTCAGACGGAAGATTGATTGGTAAAATAAAAACTTCAGCAGAAAAAGATTACGACAAGGTAATTGAAACTGCACAAACCGCTTTTAAGGAATTCAGAATGATTCCTGCTCCGAAAAGGGGAGAATTTGTAAGACAGCTTGGTCTTAAATTAAGAGAATATAAAGACGATTTGGGCAAACTCGTTTCTTACGAGATGGGAAAATCTTTGCAGGAAGGTTTGGGTGAAGTTCAGGAAATGATCGACATCTGTGATTTTGCGGTTGGACTTTCGAGACAGCTTCACGGTTACACCATGCATTCCGAAAGACCTGGTCACAGAATGTACGAGCAATATCATCCTCTTGGAATTGTTGGTGTAATTACCGCTTTCAACTTTCCAGTCGCAGTTTGGGCTTGGAATACAGCTTTAGCTTGGATTTGCGGGAACGTCACGATCTGGAAACCATCAGAAAAAACTCCTTTTTGCGCCATCGCTTGCCAAAATATCATGATGGAAGTTCTTAAGGAAAATAATCTTCCTGAAGGTATTTCAAGTGTTTTGGTAGCAGATCATGAGATCGGGCAATTATTGGTTGATGACAAAAGAGTATCATTAATTTCATTCACTGGTTCTACCAAAGTGGGAAGAATGGTTTCTTCAAAAGTGGCTGAGAGATTCGGAAAATCAATCCTTGAATTGGGCGGAAACAATGCCATCATCATCTCTAAAGATGCAGATTTGGATATGTCAATCATCGGAGCTGTTTTCGGAGCAGTAGGAACAGCAGGACAAAGATGCACTTCAACAAGAAGACTGATTATTCACGAAGATGTTTATGACGAAGTTAAGAACCGCTTGGTAAAGGCGTACGGACAATTGAAAATCGGAAATCCTTTGGATGAAAATATGCATGTTGGACCGCTTATCGACGTTCACGCAGTGAATCAATACGAAATGGCAATTGAAAACTGTATCCAAGAAGGTGGAAAATTTGTTGTAGAAGGTGGAGTTTTAGAAGGTAAAAATTACGAATCAGGATGTTATGTAAAACCGTGTATTGCCGAAGTTGAGAATTCTTTCGAAATCGTGCAGCACGAAACTTTTGCACCTATTTTATATTTAATTAAATACAAAACTTTAGAGGAAGCTATTGAAATTCAGAATGATGTTCCTCAGGGATTATCTTCAGCGATCATGACGCAGAATTTAAGAGAAGCGGAATTATTCCTTTCTCAGGCGGGTTCAGATTGTGGAATTGCCAACGTCAATATCGGAACTTCAGGTGCAGAAATCGGTGGAGCTTTCGGTGGCGAAAAAGAAACCGGTGGCGGTAGAGAATCTGGTTCTGATGTTTGGAAATATTACATGAGAAGGCAGACCAACACGATCAATTATACAGCAAATCTTCCACTGGCACAGGGAATTAAATTTGATTTATAG